The following are from one region of the Mauremys reevesii isolate NIE-2019 linkage group 2, ASM1616193v1, whole genome shotgun sequence genome:
- the ABHD3 gene encoding phospholipase ABHD3 isoform X2 — MTIFIIVSTTVMQLQLILYKVYHKKPQLVTGSESFSHFLQEHCPVVTETYYPTVWCWEGRVQTLLRPFITSRLPVQYRNELIKTPDGGQISLDWFDNDDSICFPDARTRPTILLLPGLTGTSKESYILHMIQQSEMLGYRCVVFNNRGTAGETLLTPRTYCAANTEDLEAVIHHIHNMHASAPFMAAGVSMGGMLLLNYLGQTGRETPLMAAAIFSAGWNVFESAESLEKPLNWLLFNYYLTTCLQSSISRHRQTLEKLFDMNLVMKAKTIREFDKQFTSVMFGYRTIDDYYVDASPCRKLKSIGIPVLCLNSLDDVFSPGHAIPIETAKQNPNVALVLTSCGGHIGFLEGMWPRKCTYMDRVFKQFVQAVFEHGNKICSM; from the exons AAACCtcagttggtgactggcagtgaGAGCTTCAGCCACTTTCTCCAAGAACATTGTCCTGTAGTGACAGAAACTTACTACCCCACAGTATGGTGCTGGGAGGGCCGGGTACAGACCCTCTTGCGTCCCTTCATCACCTCAAGACTCCCAGTGCAGTACAGGAA TGAGCTTATTAAAACACCAGATGGAGGACAGATTTCACTGGATTGGTTTGATAATGATGACAGCATATGTTTTCCGGATGCCAGGACAAGACCCACTATCCTATTACTGCCTGGCCTCACAGGAACAAGCAAGGAATCCTACATTCTTCACATGATCCAACAGAGTGAAATGCTGGGATATAG ATGTGTGGTTTTCAACAACCGAGGAACTGCTGGTGAGACTCTCTTG ACACCAAGGACTTACTGTGCTGCTAACACAGAGGATTTGGAAGCTGTTATTCATCATATACACAACATGCATGCCTCAGCTCCATTTATGGCAGCAGGTGTTTCTATGGGAGG CATGCTTCTTTTAAATTACCTGGGCCAAACTGGCCGAGAAACCCCTTTGATGGCAGCTGCAATTTTCTCGGCTGGTTGGAATGTTTTTGAGTCTGCAGAATCATTGGAGAAACCACTAAATTGGCTTCTCTTTAACTACTACTTGACTACTTGTTTACAGTCCTCTATTAGTAG acatcGACAAACGTTAGAGAAATTATTTGATATGAATCTTGTCATGAAG GCTAAAACCATTAGGGAGTTTGATAAGCAATTCACCTCCGTCATGTTTGGCTACCGTACAATTGATGATTACTATGTAGATGCTAGTCCATGTCGCaagctgaagtcaataggaattccAGTGTTATGTCTAAACTCTCTGGATGATGTTTTTTCACCAGGTCATG ctaTACCCATAGAAACTGCCAAACAAAATCCAAATGTTGCTTTGGTTCTTACTTCTTGTGGAGGCCACATTGGTTTTCTAGAAGGAATGTGGCCAAGGAAGTGTACTTACATGGACAGAGTCTTCAAGCAGTTTGTGCAGGCTGTGTTTGAGCACGGAAACAAAATCTGCAGCATGTAG